A DNA window from Flavobacteriales bacterium contains the following coding sequences:
- a CDS encoding toxin-antitoxin system YwqK family antitoxin — protein sequence MRSIWTAFLFLILTGTLSAQVPEDTVQFSDLRPVDGVFTLDDEPYTGEAYFIKKDGTPMAMRSYVNGVKQGLWRTWHPNGNMFKEGTVIDEKEHGEYKEYYENGILRYQYHYDMGKKTGRWLGWYEDGTIYTERNFKDDQLHGRLVHYDENGEPRMTEEYRDGKVIASDRFKTKSGDVKIERK from the coding sequence ATGCGAAGTATCTGGACCGCTTTCCTATTTCTGATCCTGACTGGCACGCTCAGTGCTCAAGTTCCTGAGGACACTGTACAATTCTCAGACCTCAGGCCTGTAGATGGTGTATTTACCTTGGATGATGAGCCCTATACCGGTGAGGCATATTTCATAAAGAAAGATGGGACTCCGATGGCCATGCGCAGTTATGTGAATGGCGTGAAGCAGGGATTATGGCGCACCTGGCACCCCAATGGAAATATGTTCAAAGAAGGTACGGTGATAGATGAGAAAGAACACGGGGAATACAAGGAGTACTATGAGAACGGGATTCTACGCTATCAATATCACTACGACATGGGCAAGAAGACCGGAAGGTGGTTGGGATGGTATGAAGATGGGACCATCTATACCGAACGGAATTTCAAGGACGATCAACTCCACGGGAGATTGGTGCACTACGATGAGAATGGGGAACCGCGTATGACAGAGGAATATAGGGATGGGAAAGTCATCGCTTCGGACCGGTTCAAGACCAAATCGGGAGATGTGAAGATCGAACGGAAATAA
- a CDS encoding glycosyltransferase family 2 protein, with protein sequence MLSICIPVFQRPIQTLVDDLLQQSRSLEVEVEIILIDDASDTEIRQKNRQIHSEINYIQLDENIGRARIRNRFLEHASHGHLLFLDCDGLVCRDDFLKHYIDSIRSHPDKVICGGRLYPQQEPPTAQRLRWTYGRKRESRSAAQRNTHPHQGFMTNNFVILKSVLAAIPFDERLTDYGHEDTLMGIELRRRGVDILHIDNPILNDHLEENDVFLMHTDKALSNLHFIVKNTSYAEELFADVRLLRIYRKSAPLRFILGPLFRVLSPMIRRSLAEGSSSLLHFDLYRLGMLQETFRLGADSE encoded by the coding sequence ATGCTGTCCATCTGTATACCCGTATTTCAAAGACCGATTCAGACCTTGGTCGATGACCTACTCCAGCAAAGCCGGTCGCTAGAAGTCGAGGTAGAGATAATCTTGATCGATGATGCCTCCGATACTGAGATACGGCAGAAGAACCGGCAGATCCATAGTGAGATAAACTATATCCAACTGGACGAGAATATCGGTAGGGCGCGTATCCGGAACCGATTCTTAGAACATGCATCCCATGGGCATCTCCTATTCCTGGATTGCGATGGACTGGTCTGCCGGGATGATTTCTTGAAGCATTATATTGACTCCATCCGGTCGCATCCGGATAAGGTCATCTGTGGAGGAAGGCTATATCCGCAGCAGGAACCTCCTACTGCTCAGAGACTTCGATGGACCTATGGAAGAAAGCGGGAATCTCGATCGGCAGCTCAACGGAATACGCATCCGCATCAAGGGTTCATGACCAACAATTTCGTGATTCTCAAATCCGTTCTTGCGGCCATTCCCTTTGATGAGCGCCTGACCGACTACGGACATGAGGATACGCTGATGGGTATCGAATTAAGGAGGCGAGGAGTCGACATTCTCCATATAGATAATCCCATTCTCAATGATCATCTGGAAGAGAACGATGTCTTCTTGATGCATACTGATAAAGCCCTGTCTAATCTGCACTTCATCGTCAAGAATACTTCATATGCTGAAGAACTCTTTGCAGATGTGCGTCTCCTGCGCATCTATAGGAAAAGTGCTCCATTGCGGTTCATTCTCGGGCCACTCTTCCGTGTGCTAAGTCCCATGATCAGGAGGTCATTGGCCGAAGGGAGCTCCTCACTCCTACATTTTGATCTGTATAGATTGGGAATGCTTCAGGAGACATTCAGGCTAGGAGCTGACTCAGAATAG
- a CDS encoding exopolyphosphatase, producing the protein MRFGAIDIGTNAVRLIIKEVHEFEGSFRSFKICYTRVPIRLGADVFSSGAISRTKQNQLLQTLQAFKLLMEVQGVIEYRACSTSAMREAENGSEVVQYIRSESNVNLEILSGEDEAEALMANFRTQNLDPEQLYLFIDVGGGSTEFSLIRNGERILARSFKIGTVRELYGKVDPDEWTRLKEFASKIKQMDEKVIGIGTGGNINRIYKESGKTQLSNISPQEILKVKHWLLDHSYEERIHKLKLKPDRADVIIPAADIYLDSMLFAGVEEMIVPRLGLSDGLILRMFNDMRQSA; encoded by the coding sequence ATGAGGTTTGGGGCGATCGACATAGGAACGAATGCGGTGAGGTTGATCATCAAAGAGGTCCATGAATTCGAGGGAAGCTTCCGCTCTTTCAAGATCTGTTATACCCGCGTACCCATTCGTCTAGGGGCAGATGTGTTTTCTTCTGGTGCGATAAGTCGTACCAAGCAGAACCAGTTACTGCAAACCTTGCAGGCCTTCAAACTCCTTATGGAAGTGCAAGGAGTCATCGAATATAGAGCGTGCAGCACTTCAGCTATGCGAGAAGCGGAGAATGGATCAGAAGTGGTGCAATATATCCGGTCCGAATCCAACGTTAATCTCGAGATACTCAGTGGAGAAGATGAAGCAGAGGCCCTGATGGCCAATTTCCGAACACAGAATCTGGATCCCGAGCAACTGTATCTCTTCATAGATGTAGGAGGAGGGAGCACCGAGTTCAGCCTGATCCGTAATGGGGAGCGAATTCTTGCCCGTTCATTCAAGATAGGTACGGTCAGAGAGCTCTATGGCAAGGTCGACCCCGATGAATGGACCCGACTGAAGGAATTTGCGTCCAAGATCAAGCAGATGGACGAGAAGGTCATAGGCATAGGCACGGGAGGGAATATCAACCGGATCTATAAAGAATCAGGTAAGACCCAACTGAGTAACATCTCTCCTCAAGAGATCCTCAAGGTGAAACACTGGCTCTTGGATCACAGCTATGAGGAACGTATACACAAGCTGAAACTCAAACCTGACCGGGCCGATGTGATCATCCCTGCGGCTGATATCTATCTGGACTCCATGCTATTTGCCGGAGTGGAGGAGATGATCGTACCGCGATTGGGTCTTTCCGATGGACTCATCCTGCGCATGTTCAATGATATGCGCCAGTCGGCTTGA
- the upp gene encoding uracil phosphoribosyltransferase codes for MLRDLSLERSVCNHFIAEIRDVDVQKDPLRFRRNLERIGEVMGYEISKLMDYDPQNVTTPLGKIDQMLMKNQPVIVSILRAGLTIHQGMLNYFDRAENAFVSAYRKPHGNSDEIEVEVEYIACPDLEGKELILCDPMLATGTSLILAYEALIERGTPSKVHVACAIASNVGIRTIQKHLPDNTTIHCGAIDPELNDMSYIVPGLGDAGDLAYGAKQ; via the coding sequence ATGCTCAGAGATCTCAGTCTAGAACGTTCGGTATGCAATCATTTCATTGCCGAGATCAGGGATGTGGATGTCCAGAAGGACCCACTTCGATTCAGAAGGAATCTAGAGCGCATAGGAGAAGTAATGGGTTACGAGATCTCCAAATTGATGGACTACGACCCGCAGAATGTCACCACACCTTTAGGGAAGATCGACCAGATGCTCATGAAGAATCAGCCCGTGATCGTGTCGATATTGCGCGCAGGGCTTACCATCCATCAGGGCATGTTGAATTATTTCGATCGTGCTGAGAATGCCTTTGTATCCGCCTACCGCAAACCCCATGGGAATTCTGATGAGATCGAAGTGGAGGTAGAATATATCGCATGCCCGGATCTAGAAGGCAAGGAATTGATCCTCTGTGATCCCATGTTGGCCACAGGCACCTCTTTGATACTTGCATATGAGGCATTGATTGAAAGAGGTACACCTTCCAAAGTGCATGTAGCCTGCGCTATCGCAAGCAATGTAGGCATACGCACCATTCAAAAACATCTTCCAGACAACACCACCATACATTGCGGAGCCATCGACCCTGAACTCAATGACATGTCCTACATCGTTCCCGGATTGGGTGACGCAGGAGATCTGGCCTATGGGGCCAAGCAGTGA
- a CDS encoding noncanonical pyrimidine nucleotidase, YjjG family, with the protein MDRYRDLFFDLDHTLWDFDTNSRSALQELFNDYLNPLSTDFDRFHQTYVEVNDNYWQQYRAGRVTKKVLRIGRFRDALIRFGFDDEALSWTLADQYVKRSPYQTALFPYAIETLEYLREKGYQMHIITNGFEEVQHIKLEQSGLLPFFSKVITSEMVGQRKPHERIFRRAMQEATTTPDVSIMIGDNLEADIKGAQHFGMDQVFFNPYQKAQDIRPTYVIEELRELREIL; encoded by the coding sequence GTGGATAGATATAGAGACCTTTTCTTCGACCTGGATCACACCCTCTGGGATTTCGACACCAATTCCCGGAGCGCTCTCCAAGAGTTGTTCAATGACTATCTGAATCCGCTATCCACAGATTTCGATCGTTTTCATCAGACCTATGTGGAGGTCAATGACAACTACTGGCAGCAATATAGAGCGGGTAGAGTGACCAAGAAGGTGTTGCGTATCGGTCGTTTCCGTGATGCGCTTATCCGATTCGGATTCGATGATGAGGCCCTCTCCTGGACCTTGGCCGACCAATATGTCAAACGCAGCCCGTATCAGACGGCACTCTTTCCCTATGCCATCGAGACATTGGAGTATCTACGTGAGAAGGGCTATCAGATGCACATCATCACCAATGGATTTGAAGAAGTGCAGCACATCAAACTCGAACAGTCGGGTCTATTACCCTTCTTCTCCAAGGTGATCACTTCTGAGATGGTAGGACAGCGGAAACCTCACGAGCGGATCTTCAGAAGGGCCATGCAAGAGGCGACCACCACTCCGGATGTGTCCATCATGATCGGGGATAATCTCGAAGCCGATATCAAAGGAGCACAACACTTCGGGATGGATCAGGTATTCTTCAATCCGTATCAGAAGGCGCAGGACATACGTCCCACTTATGTCATCGAAGAACTACGGGAGTTGAGAGAGATTCTCTGA